The following proteins come from a genomic window of Maylandia zebra isolate NMK-2024a linkage group LG22, Mzebra_GT3a, whole genome shotgun sequence:
- the LOC112430139 gene encoding lactose-binding lectin l-2-like, translating to MILLLFLFGLALGAPSESPSDDNEVKQQPGERKFKLQRGACPMFWWSFNDRCYKYVATRMTWADAEVYCLSQGANLVSIRNTEEQSFVKNLIQNFDHAEGLTWIGLSDKHKEGTWMWSDGCPLRFVYWSPAQPDNEGGNEHCVHTNVVSDKKWNDYTCATNLPYVCATRITCP from the exons ATGATCTTGCTCCTCTTCTTGTTTGGTCTGGCTCTGGGTGCTCCTTCTGAGTCTCCCTCTGATGACAATGAAGTGAAGCAACAACCTG gTGAACGGAAATTTAAACTGCAACGTGGAGCCTGTCCCATGTTCTGGTGGAGCTTCAATGACCGCTGCTACAAATATGTCGCCACCCGCATGACCTGGGCTGATGCAGAGGTCTACTGTTTGTCACAGGGAGCCAACCTGGTGTCCATCCGCAATACAGAGGAACAGAGTTTTGTGAAAAACCTGATCCAGAACTTTGACCACGCAGAGGGACTCACCTGGATTGGACTCAGTGACAAACataaagaaggcacctggatgTGGTCCGATGGTTGTCCACTGCGTTTTGTCTACTGGAGTCCAGCACAACCAGATAATGAGGGAGGAAATGAACACTGTGTTCACACCAATGTAGTATCAGATAAGAAATGGAATGACTACACGTGTGCTACCAATTTACCTTATGTTTGTGCAACACGCATTACCTGTCCTTAG
- the LOC143414589 gene encoding lactose-binding lectin l-2-like — MILLLFLFGLALGAPSESPSDDNEVKQQPGERKFKLQRGACPMFWWSFNDRCYKYVATHMTWADAEVYCLSQGANLVSIRNTEEQSFVKNLIQNFDHAEGLTWIGLSDKHKEGTWMWSDGCPLRFVYWSPTQPNNQGGNEHCVHTNVVSDKKWNDYTCATNLPYVCATRITCP, encoded by the exons ATGATCTTGCTCCTCTTCTTGTTTGGTCTGGCTCTGGGTGCTCCTTCTGAGTCTCCCTCTGATGACAATGAAGTGAAGCAACAACCTG gTGAACGGAAATTTAAACTGCAACGTGGAGCCTGTCCCATGTTCTGGTGGAGCTTCAATGACCGCTGCTACAAATATGTCGCCACCCACATGACCTGGGCTGATGCAGAGGTCTACTGTTTGTCACAGGGAGCCAACCTGGTGTCCATCCGCAATACAGAGGAACAGAGTTTTGTGAAAAACCTGATCCAGAACTTTGACCACGCAGAGGGACTCACCTGGATTGGACTCAGTGACAAACataaagaaggcacctggatgTGGTCCGATGGTTGTCCACTGCGTTTTGTCTACTGGAGTCCAACACAACCTAATAATCAGGGAGGAAATGAACACTGTGTTCACACCAATGTAGTATCAGATAAGAAATGGAATGACTACACGTGTGCTACCAATTTACCTTATGTTTGTGCAACACGCATTACCTGTCCTTAG